The following are from one region of the Phycisphaerales bacterium genome:
- a CDS encoding AsmA family protein has protein sequence MGKLLKIAAAVLLPLVGLVVFALVLGWIYVDSLAERGVERGATYALDVPTELGSADVGVLSGRVELSSLSVDNPDGFEAQHFLTLGNADVNVTLGTLMDDVVEVPSLTLAGIDLHLERTTDGANYKVIMDNLARFESGEQKDPDPDAKKFVVRTLAIRNVTIHADIVPIGGAIGDLTTTKLTVDEVVLRDVGSGGEPMTIAEITTVVVKAILASAIEVGGGVIPEDVLGEIGGQLASLLDLEDMGVGNIEGLGEAAADLLGAPVEGAIEEAGEAIEDAGEAIQKEADRAKERLGGLLPGQKKKEDEPKPDDPG, from the coding sequence ATGGGCAAGCTGTTGAAGATCGCCGCCGCCGTGCTCCTCCCGCTCGTCGGCCTGGTCGTGTTTGCACTGGTGCTCGGCTGGATCTACGTCGACTCCCTGGCCGAACGCGGCGTCGAGCGCGGCGCCACCTACGCACTGGACGTGCCCACCGAACTCGGCTCGGCCGACGTCGGCGTGCTGTCGGGCCGCGTGGAACTCTCCAGCCTCTCGGTCGACAATCCCGATGGCTTCGAAGCCCAGCACTTCCTGACGCTCGGCAATGCCGACGTCAACGTCACCCTCGGCACGCTCATGGATGACGTCGTCGAAGTACCAAGCCTCACGCTCGCGGGCATCGACCTGCACCTCGAACGCACGACCGACGGCGCCAACTACAAGGTCATCATGGACAACCTCGCCCGCTTCGAGAGCGGCGAGCAGAAGGACCCCGACCCGGACGCCAAGAAGTTTGTCGTCCGCACGCTGGCCATCCGCAACGTGACCATCCACGCTGACATCGTGCCAATCGGCGGCGCCATCGGTGATCTGACGACCACCAAGCTCACCGTCGACGAGGTCGTCCTGCGCGACGTCGGCTCGGGCGGCGAACCCATGACGATCGCCGAAATCACCACCGTGGTCGTCAAGGCCATCCTCGCCTCGGCCATCGAAGTCGGCGGCGGCGTCATTCCCGAAGACGTACTCGGTGAGATCGGCGGTCAACTCGCTTCGCTGCTCGATCTCGAAGACATGGGCGTGGGCAACATCGAAGGACTGGGCGAAGCGGCCGCCGACCTGCTCGGCGCGCCCGTGGAAGGGGCCATCGAGGAAGCTGGCGAAGCGATCGAAGACGCCGGCGAAGCAATCCAGAAAGAAGCCGATCGAGCCAAGGAACGCCTGGGCGGACTCCTACCCGGCCAGAAGAAGAAAGAAGACGAGCCGAAGCCCGACGACCCCGGCTGA
- a CDS encoding tetratricopeptide repeat protein encodes MTPHEEARLALDRLPSRFPGYEAEEPSRKGLGLGTLAVGVLSIGLVVALAVFWQGSKPPPSSAAAAQAGAPPRSVDVASAMEQAQTYIADGEPAMALAVLEPMVARADRDRELRVALAQAYLAMEDHQAAYDQFSQAITLGRTDPQLHFAAGTLASRLGRGTEAIAHLRLAHEAEPSNAQYALFLGQAELEAGNYAPATAALARARHASPDDPRIWGMLAEIALRENKAEMALQHAGRARHHDPETDAWKIIQARALKRMGDASKAVVVINSLSPDAMRTKPVLRLAGECYGMMKQPVEAAHMYRAASDARPKDPELAFEAAVWFDRADDRPTALAYARRAKEAGHASAAKLAERLADQREFKSQPR; translated from the coding sequence ATGACACCACACGAAGAGGCCAGGCTCGCCCTGGACCGCCTGCCATCTCGATTCCCCGGCTACGAGGCCGAGGAGCCCTCCCGGAAGGGGCTGGGTCTGGGCACGCTTGCCGTCGGGGTCCTCTCGATCGGCCTGGTGGTGGCGCTGGCCGTGTTCTGGCAGGGTTCCAAGCCGCCGCCCAGTTCGGCGGCGGCCGCCCAGGCCGGGGCTCCGCCGCGGAGCGTCGACGTCGCTTCGGCGATGGAGCAGGCCCAGACCTACATCGCCGATGGTGAGCCCGCCATGGCCCTTGCCGTGTTGGAGCCGATGGTGGCCCGAGCGGATCGGGATCGCGAGTTGCGCGTCGCACTTGCTCAGGCGTATCTGGCGATGGAAGATCACCAGGCCGCGTACGACCAGTTCTCGCAGGCCATCACCCTGGGGCGAACCGACCCGCAGTTGCACTTTGCCGCAGGCACGCTGGCGTCCCGGCTTGGTCGGGGGACCGAGGCGATCGCCCACCTTCGCCTGGCGCACGAGGCGGAGCCTTCCAACGCGCAGTATGCGTTGTTCCTCGGGCAGGCCGAACTCGAAGCGGGCAACTACGCACCCGCGACCGCCGCGCTGGCGCGGGCGCGCCATGCCTCGCCCGATGACCCGCGGATCTGGGGCATGCTGGCCGAGATCGCACTGCGCGAGAACAAGGCCGAGATGGCGTTGCAGCACGCAGGTCGGGCTCGGCACCATGATCCCGAAACCGATGCGTGGAAGATCATCCAGGCGCGGGCCCTCAAGCGGATGGGTGACGCATCCAAGGCGGTCGTGGTGATCAACTCGCTATCGCCCGATGCGATGCGGACCAAGCCCGTGCTCCGGTTGGCGGGCGAGTGCTACGGCATGATGAAGCAACCGGTGGAAGCCGCACATATGTACCGAGCGGCTTCGGACGCCAGACCCAAGGACCCAGAGCTTGCCTTCGAGGCCGCCGTCTGGTTCGACCGCGCCGATGATCGTCCGACGGCGCTGGCGTACGCACGGCGGGCCAAGGAAGCCGGGCATGCCAGTGCGGCCAAGCTCGCCGAGCGGCTGGCCGATCAGCGCGAGTTCAAGTCTCAGCCGAGATAG